In Lemur catta isolate mLemCat1 chromosome 1, mLemCat1.pri, whole genome shotgun sequence, one DNA window encodes the following:
- the POLE2 gene encoding DNA polymerase epsilon subunit 2 isoform X1, whose product MAPERVRSRTLSAFKLRGLLLRGEAIKYLTEALQSINELELEDKLEKIIDAVEKQPLSSNMIERSVVEAAVQECSQSVDETIEHVFNIIGAFDIPRFVYNSERKKFLPLLMTNHPAPNLFGTARDKAELFRERYTILHQRTHRHELFTPPVIGSHPDESGSKFQLKTIETLLGSTTKIGDVIVLGMITQLKEGKFFLEDPTGTVQLDLSKAQFHSGLYTEACFVLAEGWFEDQVFHVNAFGFPPTEPSSTTRAYYGNTNFFGGPSNTSVKTSAKLKQLEEENKDAMFVFISDVWLDQVEVLEKLHTMFSGYSPAPPTCFILCGNFSSAPYGKNQVQALKDSLKTLADIICQYPDIHQSSRFVFVPGPEDPGFGSILPRPPLAESITNEFRQRVPFSVFTTNPCRIQYCTQEIIVFREDLVNKMCRNCVRFPSSNLAIPNHFVKTILSQGHLTPLPLYVCPVYWAYDYALRVYPVPDLLVIADKYDPFTVTNTECLCINPGSFPRSGFSFKVFYPSNKTVEDSKLQGF is encoded by the exons ATGGCGCCGGAGCGGGTGCGGAGCCGAACCCTTTCCGCCTTCAAGCTGCGGGGCTTGCTGCTCCGGGG TGAAGCTATTAAGTACCTCACAGAAGCTCTTCAATCCATCAATGAACTAGAGCTTGAAGATAAACTGGAAAAGATTATTGATGCAGTTGAAAAACAACCCT TGTCATCAAACATGATTGAACGATCTGTAGTGGAAGCAGCAGTCCAGGAATGCAGTCAGTCAGTTGATGAAACTAT AGAACATGTTTTCAATATCATAGGAGCATTTGATATTCCACGCTTTGTGTacaattcagaaagaaaaaaatttcttcc TCTGTTAATGACCAACCACCCAGCACCAAATTTATTTGGAACAGCAAGAGATAAAGCAGAGCTATTTCGTGAACGATACACCATTTTGCACCAG cgGACTCACAGGCATGAATTATTTACTCCTCCAGTGATAGGCTCTCACCCTGATGAAAGCGGAAGCAAATTCCAG cttaaaacaatagaaacctTATTGGGAAGTACAACCAAAATTGGAGACGTGATTGTTCTTGGAATGATAACCCAGTTAAAAGAG ggaaaatTTTTTCTGGAAGATCCTACTGGAACGGTACAACTAGATCTTAGTAAAGCT CAGTTCCATAGTGGGTTATACACAGAGGCATGCTTTGTCTTAGCAGAAG gctggTTTGAAGATCAAGTGTTTCACGTCAATGCCTTTGGATTTCCACCCACTGAGCCCTCCAGTACTACtag GGCATACTAtggaaatactaatttttttgGAGGGCCTTCTAATACATCTGTGAAGACTTCTGCAAAACTAAAACAACTAGAAGAGGAGAATAAAGATGCCATGTTTGTATTTATATCTGATGTTTGGTTGGACCAGGTAGAAGTATTAGAAAAACTTCACACAATGTTTTCtg GCTATTCGCCAGCACCCCCCACCTGCTTTATTCTGTGTGGTAATTTTTCATCTGCACCATATGGAAAAAATCAAGTTCAAGCTTTGAAAG attccCTAAAAACTTTGGCAGACATAATATGTCAATACCCAGATATTCATCAAAG TAGTCGTTTTGTGTTTGTACCTGGTCCAGAGGATCCTGGATTTGGTTCTATCTTACCAAG GCCACCACTTGCTGAAAGCATCACTAATGAATTCAGACAAAGGGTACCATTTTCAGTTTTTACCACTAATCCTTGCAG AATTCAGTATTGTACACAAGAAATTATTGTCTTTCGTGAAGACTTAGTGAATAAAATGTGCAGGAACTGTGTCCGTTTTCCTAGTAGCAATTTGGCTATTCCTAATCAT TTTGTAAAGACTATCTTATCCCAAGGACATCTGACTCCTTTACCTCTTTATGTCTGCCCAGTGTATTGGGCATATGACTATGCTTTGAGAGTGTATCCTGTGCCCGATCTACTTGTCATTGCAGATAAATACGATCCTTTCACTGTGACTAATACTGAATGCCTCTGCATAAACCCT GGTTCTTTTCCAAGAAGTGGATTTTCATTCAAAGTTTTTTATCCTTCCAATAAGACAGTAGAAGATAG cAAACTTCAAGGCTTTTGA
- the POLE2 gene encoding DNA polymerase epsilon subunit 2 isoform X2 yields the protein MAPERVRSRTLSAFKLRGLLLRGEAIKYLTEALQSINELELEDKLEKIIDAVEKQPLSSNMIERSVVEAAVQECSQSVDETILLMTNHPAPNLFGTARDKAELFRERYTILHQRTHRHELFTPPVIGSHPDESGSKFQLKTIETLLGSTTKIGDVIVLGMITQLKEGKFFLEDPTGTVQLDLSKAQFHSGLYTEACFVLAEGWFEDQVFHVNAFGFPPTEPSSTTRAYYGNTNFFGGPSNTSVKTSAKLKQLEEENKDAMFVFISDVWLDQVEVLEKLHTMFSGYSPAPPTCFILCGNFSSAPYGKNQVQALKDSLKTLADIICQYPDIHQSSRFVFVPGPEDPGFGSILPRPPLAESITNEFRQRVPFSVFTTNPCRIQYCTQEIIVFREDLVNKMCRNCVRFPSSNLAIPNHFVKTILSQGHLTPLPLYVCPVYWAYDYALRVYPVPDLLVIADKYDPFTVTNTECLCINPGSFPRSGFSFKVFYPSNKTVEDSKLQGF from the exons ATGGCGCCGGAGCGGGTGCGGAGCCGAACCCTTTCCGCCTTCAAGCTGCGGGGCTTGCTGCTCCGGGG TGAAGCTATTAAGTACCTCACAGAAGCTCTTCAATCCATCAATGAACTAGAGCTTGAAGATAAACTGGAAAAGATTATTGATGCAGTTGAAAAACAACCCT TGTCATCAAACATGATTGAACGATCTGTAGTGGAAGCAGCAGTCCAGGAATGCAGTCAGTCAGTTGATGAAACTAT TCTGTTAATGACCAACCACCCAGCACCAAATTTATTTGGAACAGCAAGAGATAAAGCAGAGCTATTTCGTGAACGATACACCATTTTGCACCAG cgGACTCACAGGCATGAATTATTTACTCCTCCAGTGATAGGCTCTCACCCTGATGAAAGCGGAAGCAAATTCCAG cttaaaacaatagaaacctTATTGGGAAGTACAACCAAAATTGGAGACGTGATTGTTCTTGGAATGATAACCCAGTTAAAAGAG ggaaaatTTTTTCTGGAAGATCCTACTGGAACGGTACAACTAGATCTTAGTAAAGCT CAGTTCCATAGTGGGTTATACACAGAGGCATGCTTTGTCTTAGCAGAAG gctggTTTGAAGATCAAGTGTTTCACGTCAATGCCTTTGGATTTCCACCCACTGAGCCCTCCAGTACTACtag GGCATACTAtggaaatactaatttttttgGAGGGCCTTCTAATACATCTGTGAAGACTTCTGCAAAACTAAAACAACTAGAAGAGGAGAATAAAGATGCCATGTTTGTATTTATATCTGATGTTTGGTTGGACCAGGTAGAAGTATTAGAAAAACTTCACACAATGTTTTCtg GCTATTCGCCAGCACCCCCCACCTGCTTTATTCTGTGTGGTAATTTTTCATCTGCACCATATGGAAAAAATCAAGTTCAAGCTTTGAAAG attccCTAAAAACTTTGGCAGACATAATATGTCAATACCCAGATATTCATCAAAG TAGTCGTTTTGTGTTTGTACCTGGTCCAGAGGATCCTGGATTTGGTTCTATCTTACCAAG GCCACCACTTGCTGAAAGCATCACTAATGAATTCAGACAAAGGGTACCATTTTCAGTTTTTACCACTAATCCTTGCAG AATTCAGTATTGTACACAAGAAATTATTGTCTTTCGTGAAGACTTAGTGAATAAAATGTGCAGGAACTGTGTCCGTTTTCCTAGTAGCAATTTGGCTATTCCTAATCAT TTTGTAAAGACTATCTTATCCCAAGGACATCTGACTCCTTTACCTCTTTATGTCTGCCCAGTGTATTGGGCATATGACTATGCTTTGAGAGTGTATCCTGTGCCCGATCTACTTGTCATTGCAGATAAATACGATCCTTTCACTGTGACTAATACTGAATGCCTCTGCATAAACCCT GGTTCTTTTCCAAGAAGTGGATTTTCATTCAAAGTTTTTTATCCTTCCAATAAGACAGTAGAAGATAG cAAACTTCAAGGCTTTTGA
- the POLE2 gene encoding DNA polymerase epsilon subunit 2 isoform X3 translates to MAPERVRSRTLSAFKLRGLLLRGEAIKYLTEALQSINELELEDKLEKIIDAVEKQPLSSNMIERSVVEAAVQECSQSVDETIEHVFNIIGAFDIPRFVYNSERKKFLPLLMTNHPAPNLFGTARDKAELFRERYTILHQRTHRHELFTPPVIGSHPDESGSKFQLKTIETLLGSTTKIGDVIVLGMITQLKEGKFFLEDPTGTVQLDLSKAQFHSGLYTEACFVLAEGWFEDQVFHVNAFGFPPTEPSSTTSSRFVFVPGPEDPGFGSILPRPPLAESITNEFRQRVPFSVFTTNPCRIQYCTQEIIVFREDLVNKMCRNCVRFPSSNLAIPNHFVKTILSQGHLTPLPLYVCPVYWAYDYALRVYPVPDLLVIADKYDPFTVTNTECLCINPGSFPRSGFSFKVFYPSNKTVEDSKLQGF, encoded by the exons ATGGCGCCGGAGCGGGTGCGGAGCCGAACCCTTTCCGCCTTCAAGCTGCGGGGCTTGCTGCTCCGGGG TGAAGCTATTAAGTACCTCACAGAAGCTCTTCAATCCATCAATGAACTAGAGCTTGAAGATAAACTGGAAAAGATTATTGATGCAGTTGAAAAACAACCCT TGTCATCAAACATGATTGAACGATCTGTAGTGGAAGCAGCAGTCCAGGAATGCAGTCAGTCAGTTGATGAAACTAT AGAACATGTTTTCAATATCATAGGAGCATTTGATATTCCACGCTTTGTGTacaattcagaaagaaaaaaatttcttcc TCTGTTAATGACCAACCACCCAGCACCAAATTTATTTGGAACAGCAAGAGATAAAGCAGAGCTATTTCGTGAACGATACACCATTTTGCACCAG cgGACTCACAGGCATGAATTATTTACTCCTCCAGTGATAGGCTCTCACCCTGATGAAAGCGGAAGCAAATTCCAG cttaaaacaatagaaacctTATTGGGAAGTACAACCAAAATTGGAGACGTGATTGTTCTTGGAATGATAACCCAGTTAAAAGAG ggaaaatTTTTTCTGGAAGATCCTACTGGAACGGTACAACTAGATCTTAGTAAAGCT CAGTTCCATAGTGGGTTATACACAGAGGCATGCTTTGTCTTAGCAGAAG gctggTTTGAAGATCAAGTGTTTCACGTCAATGCCTTTGGATTTCCACCCACTGAGCCCTCCAGTACTACtag TAGTCGTTTTGTGTTTGTACCTGGTCCAGAGGATCCTGGATTTGGTTCTATCTTACCAAG GCCACCACTTGCTGAAAGCATCACTAATGAATTCAGACAAAGGGTACCATTTTCAGTTTTTACCACTAATCCTTGCAG AATTCAGTATTGTACACAAGAAATTATTGTCTTTCGTGAAGACTTAGTGAATAAAATGTGCAGGAACTGTGTCCGTTTTCCTAGTAGCAATTTGGCTATTCCTAATCAT TTTGTAAAGACTATCTTATCCCAAGGACATCTGACTCCTTTACCTCTTTATGTCTGCCCAGTGTATTGGGCATATGACTATGCTTTGAGAGTGTATCCTGTGCCCGATCTACTTGTCATTGCAGATAAATACGATCCTTTCACTGTGACTAATACTGAATGCCTCTGCATAAACCCT GGTTCTTTTCCAAGAAGTGGATTTTCATTCAAAGTTTTTTATCCTTCCAATAAGACAGTAGAAGATAG cAAACTTCAAGGCTTTTGA